DNA sequence from the Streptomyces canus genome:
GGCGGTGAACCTCGGCACGAGGGGCGTCGCCGAGGCCCTCGAACTCCAGGAGTACGCCAACCACGCCGACGGCACGGCCCTGTCGGACCTCCGTGTCGCCCACGGCGACAAGGACCCCTTCGGCATCAAGCTCTGGTGCCTCGGCAACGAGATGGACGGCCCCTGGCAGACCGGCCACAAGACGGCCGAGGAGTACGGCCGGATCGCCGCCGAGACCGCCCGCGCCATGCGCCAGATCGACCCCGGCGTCGAACTCGTCGCCTGCGGCTCCTCCAGCCAGTCCATGCCCACCTTCGCCGCGTGGGAGGCGACGGTCCTCGAGGAGACGTACGACCTCGTCGACTACGTCTCCCTGCACGCCTACTACTGGCCGGAGGACGGTGACATCGACTCCTTCCTCGCCTCCGCCGTCGACATGGAGTCGTTCATCGCCAACGTTGTCGCGACCGCCGACCACGTGGGCGCCAAGCTCAAGTCGAAGAAGAGGATCAACCTCTCCTTCGACGAGTGGAACGTCTGGTACCTGCCCGAGTGGGAAGCGCGCGCCAAGGAGTTCGAGCGGGACGACTGGCCCGAGGCCCCCCGTCTTCTGGAGGACAACTACAGCGTCCTCGACGCGGTCGTCTTCGGCTCGCTCCTCATCGCTCTGCTGCGGCACGCCGACCGCGTCACCGTCGCCTGTCTCGCCCAGCTCGTCAACGTGATCGCCCCGATCATGACCGAGCCGGGCGGCCCGGCCTGGCGCCAGACGACGTTCTTCCCGTTCGCGCAGGCCTCGACGTACGGTCGCGGTGAGGTCCTCGACGTACGGGTCGACTCGCCGACGTACGAGACGAAGAAGTTCGGCGAGACGGACCTCCTGCACGCCACGGCCGTGCGCGCCGAGGACGGCACGGTCACCGTCTTCGCCGTCAACCGCGGCCAGAACGACCCGCTGCCGCTCGAAGTCGCCCTGAGCGGACTGGACTTGACGAGCGTCGTCGAGCACAGCGTCCTCGCGGACGCCGACCCGGACGCCCGCAACACCCTCGACACCCCCGAGCGGGTCGCCC
Encoded proteins:
- the arfA gene encoding arabinosylfuranosidase ArfA, yielding MSKSTARFTLDPAFKVGEVNPRLFGSFVEHLGRCVYTGIFEPDHPTADDKGLRQDVLDLVRELGVTALRYPGGNFVSGYKWEDSVGPAEDRPRRLDLAWHSTETNRFGLSEYIDFLRKVGPQAEPMMAVNLGTRGVAEALELQEYANHADGTALSDLRVAHGDKDPFGIKLWCLGNEMDGPWQTGHKTAEEYGRIAAETARAMRQIDPGVELVACGSSSQSMPTFAAWEATVLEETYDLVDYVSLHAYYWPEDGDIDSFLASAVDMESFIANVVATADHVGAKLKSKKRINLSFDEWNVWYLPEWEARAKEFERDDWPEAPRLLEDNYSVLDAVVFGSLLIALLRHADRVTVACLAQLVNVIAPIMTEPGGPAWRQTTFFPFAQASTYGRGEVLDVRVDSPTYETKKFGETDLLHATAVRAEDGTVTVFAVNRGQNDPLPLEVALSGLDLTSVVEHSVLADADPDARNTLDTPERVAPHAAEGTALQDGTLTAVLEPLSWNVIRLA